The Croceicoccus marinus genome contains a region encoding:
- a CDS encoding class I SAM-dependent methyltransferase: MNIAATLTVDAPTLLTACPSCGGGALAQIYVQDDVPVSSCLLFDDAEAARGVERGDIRLAHCGDCGFIFNAAIRQGASEYSERYEETQGFSPTFSSFHKALADDLIERHDLRGREVLEIGCGKGEFLLLLSQLGGNRCTGIDPSAHPQRIVGVEGAERVTLVPEFFSPDLARQHFDAIICKMTLEHIVPTLDFLRVVRAGIVEGSRPLVFFQIPNALRILQDAAYEDIYYEHCSYFTAGSLVRLFEKADFAPLRVLHQYDDQYLTIEATVGDAPPIDLSEDRAEVARLAASLADRVAAKQADWAQRIAAAVRSGRKVAIWGSGSKAVSFLAALPSPDHISVVVDINPNRQGHAMPGTAHAIVAPAALADIRPDLVIVMNAIYRDEIARDLADLGVNADIAALEGE, from the coding sequence GTGAACATTGCCGCCACGCTGACAGTCGACGCCCCCACCCTGCTGACGGCCTGCCCGTCGTGCGGCGGCGGGGCGCTGGCGCAGATCTATGTGCAGGATGACGTGCCGGTCAGCTCATGCTTGCTGTTCGACGACGCCGAGGCTGCGCGCGGCGTGGAGCGCGGGGACATCCGCCTGGCGCATTGCGGGGATTGCGGCTTCATCTTCAACGCCGCGATCCGGCAGGGTGCCAGCGAATATTCCGAACGTTATGAGGAAACGCAGGGTTTCTCGCCCACTTTCTCAAGCTTTCACAAGGCCCTGGCGGACGATCTTATCGAACGTCATGACCTGCGCGGGCGCGAGGTGCTGGAGATCGGCTGCGGCAAGGGCGAATTCCTGCTGCTGCTGTCGCAGCTGGGCGGAAACCGCTGCACCGGCATCGACCCCAGCGCGCATCCGCAGCGGATCGTGGGCGTCGAAGGCGCGGAGCGGGTGACACTGGTGCCCGAATTCTTCTCGCCCGATCTGGCGCGGCAGCATTTCGACGCGATCATCTGCAAGATGACGCTGGAGCATATCGTGCCCACGCTGGATTTCCTGCGCGTGGTGCGCGCCGGCATCGTCGAGGGCAGCCGCCCGCTGGTGTTCTTCCAGATCCCCAATGCGCTGCGCATCCTGCAGGACGCGGCGTATGAGGACATCTATTACGAGCATTGCTCGTACTTCACCGCCGGATCGCTGGTGCGCCTGTTCGAAAAGGCGGACTTCGCGCCGCTGCGGGTGCTGCACCAGTATGACGATCAGTATCTGACGATCGAGGCGACCGTGGGCGATGCCCCGCCGATCGACCTGTCGGAAGACCGGGCCGAGGTCGCTCGTCTGGCGGCCAGCCTTGCCGACCGCGTTGCGGCGAAACAGGCCGATTGGGCCCAGCGGATCGCGGCAGCGGTACGGTCGGGCCGCAAGGTCGCGATCTGGGGCAGCGGGTCGAAAGCGGTGTCGTTTTTGGCTGCGCTGCCCAGCCCCGACCATATCTCGGTAGTCGTGGACATCAACCCCAACCGGCAGGGTCACGCCATGCCCGGCACCGCCCACGCCATCGTCGCTCCGGCAGCGCTGGCCGACATCCGGCCCGACCTGGTGATCGTTATGAACGCCATCTACCGCGATGAGATCGCGCGCGACCTGGCCGATCTGGGCGTAAACGCGGACATCGCCGCGCTGGAAGGCGAATAG
- a CDS encoding YihY/virulence factor BrkB family protein: MASSPLELPRKAWLQIAKRVYTMWGFHNLSLLGAGVAFFTFLAITPMLAATVMIYGLVGDTETVQRQMMSLVEVLPADAATMIERQMMAAVTTSAGVTGVALAIALFFALYGAMRAVNGFIVALNVINEEHENRNFFKLTLRGLGLTLAAIFIALTGVISGGVFAWLQRYSEQLFGPAAELGIKVLAWFAAIALGSAGFALMMRYGPDRNPARWRWLAPGALCATVVWLLISFGFSIYVAYVSDYNATYGSLSAIVVFLMWLFLSSYGVLLGALLNAEIERQVRCDTTVGPDKPMGERGATLADLEEGELSIDQWLERSQKRAVARRVKKGKLKT; encoded by the coding sequence ATGGCGAGTTCCCCCCTCGAACTGCCACGCAAGGCATGGCTGCAGATCGCTAAACGCGTATATACCATGTGGGGTTTCCACAATTTGTCGCTTCTTGGCGCCGGTGTGGCGTTTTTTACCTTTCTGGCGATCACGCCGATGCTGGCCGCCACGGTCATGATCTATGGCCTAGTCGGCGATACCGAGACCGTGCAGCGGCAGATGATGAGCCTGGTTGAAGTGCTTCCCGCCGATGCCGCCACCATGATCGAGCGGCAGATGATGGCCGCCGTCACGACCAGCGCGGGCGTGACCGGCGTCGCGCTGGCGATCGCCTTGTTCTTTGCGCTTTACGGCGCGATGCGCGCGGTCAACGGCTTCATCGTGGCCCTGAACGTGATCAATGAAGAGCATGAGAACCGCAATTTCTTCAAGCTGACCCTGCGCGGGCTGGGCCTGACGCTGGCAGCGATCTTCATCGCGCTGACCGGCGTGATCAGCGGCGGCGTATTTGCCTGGCTGCAACGCTATTCCGAGCAATTGTTCGGCCCTGCTGCCGAACTTGGCATCAAGGTGCTGGCCTGGTTCGCGGCGATCGCGCTGGGCAGCGCGGGCTTTGCGTTGATGATGCGCTATGGCCCTGACCGCAACCCGGCCCGCTGGCGCTGGCTTGCGCCCGGCGCGCTGTGCGCGACCGTGGTGTGGCTGCTGATCTCGTTCGGCTTCTCGATCTATGTCGCCTATGTCAGCGACTATAACGCTACCTATGGATCGCTGTCGGCCATCGTCGTGTTCCTGATGTGGCTGTTCCTGTCCTCCTATGGCGTGCTGCTGGGCGCGCTGCTGAATGCCGAGATAGAGCGCCAGGTACGCTGCGACACGACGGTCGGGCCCGACAAGCCGATGGGCGAGCGCGGTGCGACTCTTGCCGACCTGGAAGAAGGCGAATTGTCGATCGACCAGTGGCTTGAAAGATCGCAGAAGCGTGCAGTGGCGCGGCGGGTCAAGAAGGGGAAGTTGAAAACGTAA
- a CDS encoding ABC-F family ATP-binding cassette domain-containing protein, translated as MLTIDGITVRLGGRPILERASASIPQGARVGLIGRNGAGKSTLMKAIIGEIEPDDGEIAKPNRARIGYIAQEAPSGQTTPEEAVLAADTERAQLLEEAETCTDPDRLGDVHDRLLAIDAYSAPARAAKILSGLGFDEEMQKRPLDSFSGGWKMRVALGALLFSEPDVLLLDEPSNHLDLEATLWLENFLKAYPATLLVISHERDLLNKVVDHILHLQGGQLSLYSGGYDAFEKQRAERAAQIAAAKASQDAQRARLADYVARNSARASTAKQAQSRAKMLAKMQPIAALMEDPSLTFDFPSPEELRSPMITLDGAAVGYEADKPILRRLGLRIDADDRIALLGRNGNGKTTFARLLASQLQPQEGAMNASGKMKAGYFTQYQVEELPSDSTPLELMTRAMEGKTPAAVRAQLGRFGFSGNRATAQVATLSGGERARLALALITRDAPHLLILDEPTNHLDVDAREALIQALNDYSGAVILISHDRHMVELTADRLVLVDDGTAREYQGSMDDYIDFVLGRNQPKEKKAAPAKTQGNSSKSRAQARFVKSELVRVEKAMAKLQGQISAIDRAMYEPANAAPEWADRTMGDLLENRARIAAELEGVEAEWLKLGEKLEDAEAA; from the coding sequence ATGCTTACGATCGACGGAATTACCGTCCGGCTTGGCGGCCGGCCCATCCTTGAACGCGCCAGCGCTTCGATCCCGCAGGGTGCGCGGGTCGGGCTGATCGGCCGCAACGGCGCGGGCAAGTCCACGCTGATGAAGGCGATCATCGGCGAGATCGAGCCCGACGACGGCGAGATCGCCAAGCCCAATCGCGCGCGCATCGGCTATATCGCGCAGGAAGCGCCCAGCGGGCAGACCACTCCGGAAGAAGCGGTTCTGGCCGCCGACACCGAACGCGCGCAGTTGCTGGAAGAGGCAGAGACCTGCACCGATCCGGACCGGCTTGGCGATGTCCACGACCGCCTGCTCGCCATCGACGCATATAGCGCGCCCGCCCGCGCGGCCAAGATCCTCAGCGGACTTGGCTTCGACGAGGAGATGCAGAAGCGCCCGCTCGACAGCTTTTCGGGCGGATGGAAGATGCGCGTGGCGCTTGGCGCGCTGCTGTTTTCCGAACCTGACGTGCTGCTGCTCGACGAACCGTCGAACCACCTCGACCTCGAGGCGACCTTGTGGCTCGAGAATTTCCTCAAGGCCTATCCCGCCACGCTGCTGGTCATCAGCCACGAACGCGACCTGCTGAACAAGGTGGTCGATCATATCCTGCACCTGCAGGGCGGGCAGCTCAGCCTCTATTCCGGCGGCTATGACGCGTTCGAGAAGCAGCGCGCCGAACGGGCCGCGCAGATCGCCGCCGCCAAGGCCAGCCAGGATGCGCAGCGCGCGCGGCTTGCCGATTATGTCGCGCGCAATTCGGCCCGCGCCTCCACCGCGAAACAGGCGCAGTCGCGCGCCAAGATGCTGGCGAAGATGCAGCCCATCGCCGCGCTGATGGAAGATCCCTCGCTCACCTTCGACTTTCCCTCGCCCGAGGAATTGCGCTCGCCCATGATCACGCTCGACGGTGCGGCCGTGGGGTACGAGGCTGACAAGCCGATCCTGCGCCGCCTTGGCTTGCGGATCGATGCGGACGACCGGATCGCGCTGCTGGGCCGCAACGGCAACGGCAAGACGACCTTTGCACGCCTGCTCGCCTCGCAGCTTCAGCCGCAGGAAGGGGCGATGAACGCCTCGGGCAAGATGAAGGCGGGCTATTTCACCCAGTACCAGGTGGAGGAACTGCCCAGCGATTCCACTCCGCTGGAACTGATGACCCGCGCGATGGAGGGCAAGACCCCCGCCGCCGTGCGCGCGCAGCTTGGCCGCTTCGGCTTTTCGGGCAATCGCGCGACCGCGCAGGTCGCCACGCTGTCGGGCGGCGAGCGGGCAAGGCTGGCGCTGGCGCTGATTACCCGCGACGCGCCGCATCTGCTGATCTTGGACGAGCCGACCAACCACCTCGACGTCGACGCGCGCGAGGCATTGATCCAAGCGCTGAACGATTATTCGGGCGCGGTCATCCTGATCAGCCACGACCGGCACATGGTCGAACTGACCGCCGACCGGCTTGTGCTGGTCGATGACGGCACCGCGCGCGAATACCAGGGCAGCATGGACGATTACATCGATTTCGTGCTGGGCCGGAACCAGCCGAAGGAGAAGAAGGCGGCGCCCGCGAAGACGCAGGGCAATTCATCGAAATCGCGCGCGCAGGCCCGTTTCGTGAAATCCGAACTGGTGCGCGTTGAAAAGGCGATGGCGAAACTGCAGGGCCAGATCAGCGCCATCGACCGGGCGATGTACGAACCCGCCAATGCCGCACCCGAATGGGCCGACCGCACCATGGGCGACCTTCTGGAGAACCGGGCCCGCATCGCCGCCGAACTGGAAGGCGTCGAGGCCGAGTGGCTCAAGCTGGGCGAAAAGCTTGAGGACGCCGAAGCGGCCTGA
- a CDS encoding NAD-dependent epimerase/dehydratase family protein, translating to MKILVTGHLGYIGSVLVPLLLQRGHELAGLDSDLFGDCNFGTAPVELPLLGHDIRDFVARGNAVDALRGFDAVIHLAGLSNDPLGDYRPELTTLINCTASVDLARKAKEAGVARFLFASSCSNYGASGNDYIAEGAAFNPVTPYGLSKAEVERMVAPMADEDFSPTFLRASTAYGLSPRIRFDLVVNNLSAWAYTTGEVHLKSDGTAWRPIVHVADIAAAYVAAVEAPREAVHNAAFNVGMTDENYRIRDIAEIVYQMVPGSTLGFAAGAEADKRNYRVNCDLIRKVLPAYQPQWTCRKGVEQLLAAYADFGLELSEFEGERYNRIAHMKHRVAAGTADADFHPLAQKVAA from the coding sequence ATGAAGATCTTGGTCACGGGGCATCTCGGGTACATCGGATCGGTCCTCGTTCCCCTGCTGCTGCAGCGGGGGCATGAGCTGGCCGGACTGGATTCCGATCTTTTCGGCGACTGCAATTTCGGCACCGCGCCGGTAGAACTGCCGCTGCTGGGCCATGACATTCGCGACTTCGTGGCGCGCGGCAATGCAGTAGACGCGCTGCGCGGGTTCGATGCCGTCATTCACCTGGCGGGCCTGTCGAACGACCCGCTGGGCGACTACCGGCCCGAACTGACGACGTTGATCAATTGCACCGCCTCCGTCGATCTGGCGCGCAAGGCCAAGGAAGCGGGCGTGGCTCGGTTCCTGTTCGCCTCGTCCTGCTCGAATTACGGCGCATCGGGCAACGATTACATTGCAGAGGGCGCAGCCTTCAATCCGGTCACACCATACGGCCTGTCCAAGGCCGAGGTGGAGCGCATGGTCGCGCCGATGGCGGACGAGGATTTCTCGCCCACATTCCTGCGTGCCAGCACCGCCTATGGCCTGTCGCCGCGCATCCGCTTCGACCTGGTGGTCAATAATCTGTCGGCCTGGGCCTATACCACGGGCGAGGTTCATCTGAAGAGCGATGGTACCGCGTGGCGCCCGATCGTGCATGTCGCCGACATCGCCGCCGCCTATGTCGCCGCGGTCGAGGCTCCGCGCGAGGCGGTGCACAATGCCGCGTTCAATGTCGGCATGACGGACGAGAACTATCGCATCCGCGACATTGCCGAGATCGTGTACCAGATGGTGCCGGGATCGACCCTGGGCTTCGCCGCCGGGGCCGAGGCGGACAAGCGCAACTACCGCGTGAACTGCGACCTGATCCGCAAGGTGCTGCCCGCCTATCAGCCGCAGTGGACCTGCCGGAAGGGCGTCGAGCAATTGCTGGCCGCCTATGCCGATTTCGGGCTGGAGCTTTCGGAGTTCGAGGGCGAGCGCTATAATCGCATCGCGCATATGAAGCACCGGGTCGCCGCCGGAACGGCGGATGCCGATTTCCACCCCCTGGCGCAGAAGGTCGCCGCGTGA